A genome region from Tolypothrix sp. PCC 7712 includes the following:
- a CDS encoding ATP-binding protein, protein MTSLVHGQPISAEEIERIVSREFSPQTFVLLCNSIAWASAGKKCYSLPSFTERIYVPDRGRDAEWTVEIAPTQKHLSAFLSSGWNVYQYKHRDVSARNKAEIFSKLKADLKGALKDFINRNKRQPNKYVLFINIHLTLDEQSELKAKILDGYDETEVVAVEVVEAALLASALNSLPQLRSSFFSTAKFTTWQKAWFEHHENKQIYGANISLTGRDEKLNELRKLVDNPNIRAIVLSGAKDIGKTRLVLEVTKHLAIETVIAKNRSIEVSDLLHLESSDLQTIVVVEDPDPSKIKELVNQILSSTSLKLIVTLPTSENSPTINFGLDERVKNLKLSPLSQEESRELLKASKADFDYGMESWIIKQAGGNPGIILLAAKRGSALRKEHESFVDQIAMALEQEIRSLIDNYAVEILKLLSLLEYVEIEGRANREIRVLCKWFGQKFQSDEVTRAIKSLAKAGFLQIRGLYAEVTPPLLANHLAASLLQGRRSEFLALFADLSQKERSRLIQRLQELQSSKIAWFWKEIFGSSGLLPDLPTALANREILHLAACANPDKTINLIQQCLGSATFEYLKSLQYSQRDSLVWALEELIFRERTSLRALYYLGLLAETEPANYNNSSATSKFCQCFRPLHPQVPLSLKYRLDLLKKFASAKATVASRLLAIEVIKTTLNRLGYHFLHEGRGNQPFDPRPQMTWGDVWSYQKSLLTLLVELVQSDEPQVADAARLALPTAIAEFSMLQFSPEITVSVFQTAVDWVTNQQIPLAISKLADALHSVYDFYKKDNNQFNPETRIEVEKLLENINTLIESLNTAEFAIRLKRWASNWTRSHNDYELDENGKHIYRSEKEAQTLAEEVISKPSVLTTELLEWLCSVEAQEAHNFCFWLGKLDSERRWLAQIEQLGMRKDGINVFSAYFGGLSQIDRQFVSDYLDQLTQSGQVKAEAIVCATQQLGGDITGVNRMVTLIRNKRVDPKDVEYILEHGKWLNCLNSSEYLYLLEAIAGSDLENAAAVVKSFFIWLHPEKAVDGKLAEFAWKCLEASDTSDQDYYFDRLALHLVQANIAQGFRLLEQLLVKQLTEYKCWNPINSNHQREFWEFLYSNNRRLAICIPLKVALQDTREHSFISWHLHRIINQEKDSDLLIEFALNSEEQARSVCHILSIQKSNFWYIAFAIITQYPESQDIKDLLSYLVVEPNLFKSRLQYLESSVNTVEQALSERNPPFAARLWLEELASELRIKVNDECNSQQVADVSSQLPITDRRIDAERIWAIRRLLRDGEIEKVSQLLLQDELPIILAMSDLSDSEKQQLQSLFKLQVEQPVSSTISSKVYIASLEKLTIMSEQSPIFNQQHATIGVNYAAEGSQQQFTQNINTTEQNFEDLLTHFKQFIHNLQQEYPDIANETDAYHIIDVKAKEQALNWQKFLQLKRLWNGGKKAAIKISEHFTEQNPWGKGAIAFLEGVIEEPK, encoded by the coding sequence ATGACCTCATTGGTTCATGGGCAGCCGATTAGTGCAGAAGAAATTGAGCGTATTGTCAGCCGAGAGTTTTCTCCGCAAACTTTTGTGCTTCTTTGTAATTCTATTGCATGGGCATCTGCTGGAAAAAAATGTTACTCGTTACCTTCATTTACTGAGCGCATATATGTTCCAGATAGAGGTAGGGATGCAGAGTGGACAGTAGAAATAGCGCCTACCCAAAAACACCTATCAGCTTTCTTAAGTTCTGGATGGAATGTTTATCAATATAAGCATCGTGATGTTTCCGCTCGGAATAAAGCAGAAATTTTTTCAAAGTTAAAGGCTGATTTAAAGGGCGCTCTCAAAGATTTTATTAACAGAAATAAACGCCAACCAAACAAATATGTCCTTTTTATCAACATACATTTAACACTTGATGAACAGAGTGAATTAAAAGCAAAAATTCTCGATGGTTACGATGAGACTGAGGTTGTTGCTGTTGAAGTAGTAGAAGCTGCACTTTTGGCAAGTGCTTTGAATAGTCTTCCTCAGTTACGATCAAGCTTCTTCTCAACGGCTAAATTTACCACATGGCAGAAAGCCTGGTTTGAGCATCATGAAAACAAGCAAATTTATGGTGCAAATATTTCTCTAACTGGGAGAGATGAGAAATTAAATGAGTTGCGGAAACTTGTTGATAATCCCAATATCCGAGCAATAGTACTTTCAGGAGCAAAGGATATAGGGAAAACGAGACTTGTACTAGAAGTAACAAAGCATCTTGCTATTGAGACTGTAATTGCTAAGAATCGTTCAATCGAAGTAAGTGATTTGCTTCATTTGGAATCTTCAGATTTACAAACGATAGTTGTTGTTGAAGATCCCGATCCTAGCAAGATTAAAGAACTGGTTAATCAGATACTTTCATCCACTAGCCTGAAACTTATAGTTACACTACCAACTTCAGAAAACTCACCTACTATTAATTTTGGCTTAGACGAGCGAGTAAAGAACCTTAAACTTTCTCCTCTCTCACAGGAGGAATCGAGAGAACTTCTCAAAGCTTCTAAAGCTGACTTTGACTATGGTATGGAGTCGTGGATTATCAAACAGGCTGGGGGTAATCCAGGGATAATATTACTAGCAGCCAAGCGAGGATCTGCTCTTAGAAAAGAACATGAAAGCTTTGTAGACCAAATTGCTATGGCTCTTGAGCAGGAAATTCGAAGCCTAATTGATAATTATGCCGTTGAAATTCTCAAGTTATTGAGTTTGCTAGAGTATGTTGAAATCGAAGGCAGAGCTAACAGAGAAATAAGAGTTTTATGTAAGTGGTTTGGACAAAAGTTTCAATCTGATGAAGTAACTAGAGCAATCAAGAGCCTAGCAAAAGCAGGTTTTTTGCAAATTCGAGGCTTGTACGCTGAAGTTACTCCTCCGCTACTTGCAAACCATCTTGCTGCTTCTTTACTCCAAGGTCGCCGTTCCGAGTTTTTAGCATTATTTGCTGATTTAAGTCAGAAAGAGCGATCGCGGTTGATTCAGCGACTACAAGAGCTACAATCATCAAAGATTGCTTGGTTCTGGAAAGAAATATTTGGCTCAAGTGGATTACTTCCAGACTTACCCACAGCACTTGCTAATCGGGAAATACTACACCTAGCAGCTTGTGCAAATCCAGATAAGACTATAAACCTTATTCAGCAATGTTTAGGATCTGCAACTTTTGAATATCTTAAATCTTTGCAATACTCACAACGAGATAGTTTAGTATGGGCACTTGAAGAACTAATATTTCGTGAAAGAACAAGTTTAAGAGCGCTCTATTATTTAGGACTGCTTGCCGAAACTGAGCCAGCTAATTACAACAACAGCAGTGCTACTAGCAAATTCTGCCAGTGCTTCCGTCCACTTCATCCACAAGTACCATTATCTCTCAAATACAGACTTGATCTGTTGAAGAAATTTGCATCAGCTAAAGCTACTGTCGCATCACGCCTACTTGCCATTGAGGTCATCAAGACTACTCTCAACCGATTGGGTTATCACTTTCTTCATGAGGGTAGAGGAAATCAACCCTTCGATCCAAGACCTCAAATGACTTGGGGAGATGTTTGGAGTTATCAAAAGTCTTTACTCACACTTCTAGTTGAGTTAGTCCAATCCGACGAGCCTCAAGTAGCTGATGCAGCAAGACTTGCACTTCCAACAGCGATTGCTGAATTCTCAATGCTCCAATTTTCACCAGAAATAACAGTTTCAGTATTCCAAACTGCTGTGGATTGGGTTACTAATCAACAAATTCCCTTAGCAATTTCCAAACTAGCTGATGCTCTACATTCTGTCTATGATTTTTATAAAAAAGATAATAATCAGTTCAATCCAGAAACGAGAATTGAAGTTGAAAAACTACTTGAAAATATCAATACTCTAATTGAGTCACTAAATACTGCTGAATTTGCAATTAGACTAAAACGTTGGGCAAGTAATTGGACAAGAAGCCATAATGATTATGAACTAGATGAAAATGGAAAACATATATATCGATCCGAAAAAGAAGCGCAAACACTTGCAGAAGAAGTAATTAGCAAGCCATCAGTTCTAACAACAGAACTACTAGAGTGGCTTTGTTCTGTGGAAGCACAAGAGGCACACAATTTCTGCTTCTGGCTTGGAAAGCTTGATTCTGAACGAAGATGGTTAGCGCAGATCGAACAACTTGGTATGAGAAAAGATGGTATTAATGTCTTTTCAGCTTACTTTGGGGGTTTAAGTCAGATTGATCGCCAGTTTGTCAGTGACTATTTGGATCAGCTTACACAGTCAGGTCAGGTTAAAGCTGAAGCAATAGTTTGTGCTACTCAGCAACTTGGAGGTGATATTACAGGGGTCAATCGAATGGTGACATTAATCCGAAACAAGCGCGTTGATCCCAAAGATGTTGAATACATCCTTGAACACGGCAAATGGCTTAACTGTCTTAATTCAAGCGAATATCTCTACTTGTTGGAAGCTATAGCAGGTTCAGATTTAGAAAATGCAGCAGCAGTGGTGAAATCTTTTTTCATTTGGCTCCATCCTGAAAAAGCAGTTGATGGAAAGCTGGCTGAGTTCGCCTGGAAGTGTTTAGAAGCAAGTGATACATCAGATCAAGATTACTATTTTGATCGGCTTGCCCTGCATCTTGTGCAGGCTAATATTGCACAGGGGTTCAGACTTCTAGAGCAATTACTTGTGAAACAACTGACAGAGTATAAATGCTGGAACCCAATTAATAGTAATCATCAAAGAGAATTTTGGGAGTTTCTATATAGTAATAATCGTAGACTTGCTATCTGCATACCCTTGAAAGTCGCTCTACAAGATACCCGAGAACATTCTTTTATAAGCTGGCATCTCCACAGAATAATTAATCAAGAAAAAGATTCAGACTTGCTAATAGAATTTGCACTTAATTCTGAAGAACAAGCTAGAAGTGTTTGTCATATTTTATCTATTCAAAAAAGCAATTTCTGGTATATTGCTTTTGCAATTATTACGCAATATCCTGAGAGTCAGGATATCAAAGATTTATTGTCTTATCTTGTTGTAGAACCTAATCTTTTCAAATCTCGATTGCAGTACTTAGAGAGTAGCGTCAACACGGTAGAGCAGGCATTGAGTGAAAGAAATCCACCATTTGCGGCTCGCCTTTGGTTGGAGGAACTTGCTTCAGAATTACGTATCAAAGTCAACGACGAATGCAATTCTCAACAAGTTGCAGATGTCAGTAGCCAATTACCTATTACAGATAGACGTATAGATGCTGAAAGAATTTGGGCAATAAGAAGGCTATTACGCGATGGAGAGATAGAGAAAGTTAGTCAGTTGCTTTTACAAGATGAATTACCCATCATTTTAGCTATGTCAGACTTATCAGATTCAGAAAAACAGCAACTCCAAAGCTTATTTAAGCTACAAGTTGAGCAGCCTGTGTCCTCAACTATTTCTAGTAAAGTATATATAGCATCTTTAGAAAAGCTTACCATCATGTCAGAACAATCGCCTATTTTTAATCAACAACACGCAACCATTGGGGTTAACTATGCTGCTGAAGGCAGTCAGCAGCAGTTTACACAAAATATCAACACAACTGAACAGAATTTTGAGGATTTGTTAACTCACTTCAAGCAATTTATCCACAATTTACAACAAGAATATCCAGATATTGCAAATGAAACAGATGCCTATCACATCATTGATGTCAAAGCGAAAGAACAAGCGTTAAACTGGCAAAAATTTCTGCAACTTAAACGCCTCTGGAATGGAGGTAAAAAGGCGGCAATCAAAATTAGCGAGCATTTTACAGAACAAAACCCTTGGGGTAAAGGTGCGATCGCTTTTCTCGAAGGTGTGATAGAAGAACCAAAATAA
- the tnpC gene encoding IS66 family transposase, translated as MNQNLPQDLDRESLNQLSKQELVEIIIEQSKVIGELQKTVLELQQEIERLKVSRDLDSKTSSKPPSGDILKKSENKKAAPQEESNHPKRKPGGQPGHQGKTRKGFGRVDRCEILRPSDCVCCGQKAFAAVAVKVEKQSVAQLVERPIEIVEYQRHTCQCEYCGNIQTASWSQDIIPGQDLGISLQAFLGWANNYAHMPYEKQQEMLWELGQIEIGLGTLVTTNERIQTAIQPSITELSNWVKQTQPNIHVDETPWSVKGVKEWLWVVANSEFCLFTAADTRSRAELEAILGAKYTGVISSDDFSVYNGYAVPEQQKCLAHLRRHFKKLIQLPGLHNQAIGEAFVDLIDEAFGNYAQWFETLDCASYNDWVNQFKSKLQQTLDDWINLAGATAGNLLRSLRDKASQWWYFLDNPEVPPDNNQAERSLRLAVTKRKVSGGSRSMERFQHTANLLTVVQTCRRQSLSVIDFFVQALIADSINSQSRPSLVPQF; from the coding sequence ATGAACCAAAACCTGCCTCAAGATTTAGACCGGGAAAGCTTGAACCAGTTATCGAAACAAGAACTGGTAGAGATAATCATTGAGCAGAGCAAGGTAATAGGTGAATTACAGAAAACAGTATTAGAACTACAGCAAGAAATAGAACGTTTAAAAGTCAGCAGAGATTTAGACAGCAAAACCTCATCTAAGCCGCCATCAGGGGACATCCTCAAAAAGAGTGAAAACAAAAAAGCAGCACCGCAAGAAGAATCAAATCATCCCAAAAGAAAGCCAGGTGGGCAACCAGGGCATCAAGGTAAGACCCGTAAGGGTTTTGGTAGAGTAGATCGTTGTGAAATCTTACGTCCAAGTGATTGTGTCTGTTGTGGTCAAAAAGCGTTTGCGGCTGTGGCAGTAAAAGTAGAAAAACAGTCTGTAGCGCAACTAGTGGAGCGTCCCATTGAAATAGTTGAGTATCAACGCCATACGTGCCAGTGTGAGTACTGTGGCAATATACAAACAGCCTCCTGGTCACAAGATATCATCCCAGGACAGGATTTAGGGATTTCTTTACAGGCATTTTTAGGATGGGCAAATAATTATGCACATATGCCCTATGAAAAACAGCAAGAAATGTTGTGGGAGTTAGGTCAAATTGAAATTGGGCTGGGAACTTTAGTCACCACAAATGAACGAATTCAAACAGCGATTCAACCAAGCATTACTGAGTTAAGTAATTGGGTAAAACAGACACAACCTAACATTCATGTGGATGAAACACCTTGGTCTGTCAAGGGAGTTAAAGAATGGTTGTGGGTAGTTGCCAATTCTGAGTTTTGCCTGTTTACTGCTGCTGACACTCGTTCCAGAGCAGAACTAGAAGCCATTTTAGGGGCTAAATATACAGGGGTAATCAGCAGCGATGATTTTAGTGTTTACAATGGCTATGCGGTGCCTGAGCAGCAGAAATGTTTGGCTCATCTACGCCGTCACTTCAAAAAACTAATTCAACTTCCAGGTCTTCACAACCAAGCTATTGGTGAAGCATTTGTGGATTTAATTGATGAAGCTTTTGGAAATTATGCCCAATGGTTTGAGACTCTTGACTGCGCCAGTTATAACGATTGGGTCAATCAATTCAAATCTAAATTGCAACAAACACTTGATGACTGGATTAACTTAGCCGGAGCTACAGCAGGAAACCTTTTACGTTCCTTGCGCGATAAAGCCTCCCAATGGTGGTATTTCCTTGACAACCCTGAAGTTCCTCCTGATAACAATCAAGCCGAGCGATCGCTGCGTTTGGCTGTGACAAAACGTAAAGTTAGTGGTGGTTCCCGTTCGATGGAGCGGTTTCAACATACTGCCAATTTGTTGACGGTGGTTCAAACCTGTCGTCGTCAAAGTCTGTCTGTTATTGATTTTTTTGTACAAGCACTAATTGCTGACTCTATTAATTCTCAGTCTCGCCCTTCTCTAGTTCCTCAATTTTAG
- a CDS encoding alpha-ketoglutarate-dependent dioxygenase AlkB family protein codes for MSLFSELTPVLPVTYYPEFLSQEEAGVLYQHCLKLQWQQNQIKMVGKTLLVPRLECIYGDEGCEYLYSKSVLLKPLPWTEVLAELRDRITALAGYSFRIVIGNQYRSGQDSIGWHADNESLMGHNPAIASVSLGAERKFQIKPIKGKPTDFWLEHGSLLVMHSGCQSTHLHQVPKTKKLVGTRINLTFRPHIGGKK; via the coding sequence ATGTCCCTTTTTAGTGAACTAACCCCAGTTTTACCAGTCACTTATTACCCAGAATTCTTGAGCCAAGAAGAAGCTGGCGTGTTATATCAGCACTGCCTAAAGCTGCAATGGCAGCAGAATCAAATCAAAATGGTAGGTAAAACTTTACTTGTGCCCCGGCTGGAATGCATCTACGGTGACGAAGGTTGCGAGTATTTATACTCCAAGAGCGTGCTACTGAAACCATTGCCTTGGACTGAAGTTCTGGCCGAGTTGAGGGACAGAATTACTGCTCTGGCTGGCTACAGCTTCCGTATCGTCATTGGCAATCAGTATAGAAGTGGACAGGACAGCATAGGGTGGCACGCAGATAATGAATCGTTGATGGGGCATAATCCAGCGATCGCATCTGTAAGTTTAGGCGCGGAGCGGAAGTTTCAGATAAAGCCCATCAAAGGCAAGCCGACTGATTTCTGGCTGGAACACGGGAGTTTGCTGGTAATGCACTCTGGTTGTCAGTCCACGCACTTACATCAAGTTCCCAAAACCAAGAAATTAGTTGGCACGAGAATTAATCTAACTTTTCGTCCACATATAGGAGGTAAAAAATGA
- a CDS encoding Rha family transcriptional regulator — protein sequence MKNSTSVIELSVVEHSGVLVVDSRLIAEDLGIQHKNFLATLDKYIDEIEEDWGQVAFETETVTNSVGASNSVKYALLTEPQATLLMTYSRNTERVRQCKRHLVKAFEKAKLALSNAVELRVVELEQKIADQGKAIAQLQSQIQNLLPPSADFIPPGWNEEVWRKLPRQDKHHFCFLYRRRNFRPSGQGKDGQLALPPVTTEQLKQRQRAEFEQLVGESSAQEKQQLEAAKQEALKQLWLQGEQDDTDVPF from the coding sequence GTGAAAAATTCAACATCAGTTATCGAGTTATCAGTTGTTGAGCATTCTGGGGTGTTGGTAGTTGATTCGAGACTCATAGCGGAAGATTTAGGTATCCAGCACAAGAACTTTTTAGCAACACTAGACAAGTATATTGATGAGATAGAAGAGGACTGGGGACAGGTCGCGTTTGAAACGGAGACTGTCACAAATTCAGTCGGAGCAAGCAATTCAGTAAAATATGCTCTACTGACTGAACCCCAAGCAACTTTGTTAATGACCTACAGTCGTAACACCGAACGGGTTAGGCAGTGCAAGCGGCATTTGGTCAAAGCATTTGAAAAAGCAAAGCTAGCGTTATCAAACGCAGTCGAGTTGCGGGTTGTCGAGTTAGAGCAAAAAATAGCAGATCAAGGTAAAGCGATCGCTCAACTACAATCCCAAATCCAAAACCTACTGCCCCCATCTGCTGACTTCATACCCCCAGGCTGGAATGAGGAAGTATGGCGAAAGCTTCCTCGACAGGACAAACACCATTTTTGCTTTTTGTACCGTCGTCGTAACTTCCGTCCTTCAGGGCAGGGCAAAGATGGGCAATTGGCATTGCCTCCTGTAACTACTGAGCAACTGAAGCAACGACAACGGGCAGAATTTGAGCAGCTGGTTGGTGAGTCCTCAGCCCAGGAGAAACAACAGTTAGAAGCAGCAAAACAAGAAGCACTGAAGCAACTATGGTTACAAGGAGAACAAGATGATACAGATGTCCCTTTTTAG
- a CDS encoding helix-turn-helix domain-containing protein: MFIALKKLREAAGLSQNDLARKTGYSPQFIQKIEQNKVKSLTLEAAARFCEALDCKPGDLLEEGEPPKRSKIEKGVTFDSPAKTEILGNKRKISGESAEVDLLKAA; the protein is encoded by the coding sequence GTGTTTATCGCATTAAAAAAATTGAGAGAGGCTGCGGGTCTTTCTCAGAATGACCTAGCTAGAAAAACTGGTTACAGTCCTCAGTTCATCCAAAAAATTGAACAAAATAAGGTTAAATCACTCACACTAGAAGCAGCTGCACGATTCTGTGAAGCCCTTGACTGCAAACCAGGAGATTTACTTGAGGAAGGTGAGCCACCAAAAAGATCAAAGATAGAAAAAGGTGTTACTTTCGATTCCCCAGCAAAAACAGAGATTTTAGGAAACAAGAGGAAAATTTCGGGCGAAAGCGCTGAAGTTGATCTACTGAAAGCAGCCTAA